A genomic window from Bradyrhizobium lupini includes:
- a CDS encoding Lrp/AsnC family transcriptional regulator has protein sequence MTLVDAFDLKILGALQDDGRLTNQELADLAGLSASQCSRRRMRLEEEKVIAGYHADLSSEALGFGVVAFIQVTLATHSPDNSKRFRTLVNRIDEIQEAYSLTGDADYVLKAVLHDLKGLSNLVNDVLMPHQSVAHVRSSIVLDRLKESTRLPLKEIKPG, from the coding sequence ATGACTTTGGTGGATGCCTTCGACCTCAAGATCCTGGGCGCGCTCCAGGACGACGGCCGTCTCACCAACCAGGAGCTCGCCGACCTCGCCGGGCTCTCGGCCTCGCAATGCTCGCGGCGACGGATGCGGCTGGAAGAGGAGAAGGTCATTGCGGGCTATCATGCCGATCTCTCCAGCGAGGCGCTCGGCTTCGGCGTGGTCGCCTTCATCCAGGTGACGCTGGCGACCCACTCGCCGGACAATTCCAAGCGGTTTCGGACTCTGGTCAACCGCATCGACGAGATCCAGGAGGCCTACTCGCTGACAGGCGACGCCGACTACGTGCTCAAGGCCGTGCTGCACGACCTCAAGGGCCTCTCCAACCTCGTCAACGACGTGCTGATGCCGCACCAGAGCGTCGCGCATGTGCGCTCCTCGATCGTGCTCGACAGGCTGAAGGAAAGCACGCGTCTGCCGCTGAAGGAAATCAAGCCCGGCTGA
- a CDS encoding DUF1272 domain-containing protein, producing MALQLRPNCEYCDRDLPPNATDARICSYECTFCADCVETELSNVCPNCGGGFAPRPIRPTQEWRPGVCTTNQAPSDKRVHLKYSLEDVATHCARLREVPPEKR from the coding sequence ATGGCCCTCCAGCTTCGACCGAACTGCGAATATTGCGACCGCGATCTGCCCCCGAACGCAACCGATGCGCGGATCTGTTCCTATGAATGCACGTTCTGTGCGGACTGCGTGGAGACGGAACTCTCCAACGTCTGCCCGAACTGCGGCGGCGGTTTTGCGCCGCGCCCGATCAGGCCCACGCAGGAATGGCGACCGGGCGTGTGCACGACCAACCAGGCGCCGTCGGACAAGCGGGTGCATCTGAAGTACAGTCTGGAGGACGTCGCGACGCATTGCGCGCGGTTACGTGAGGTGCCGCCGGAGAAGCGGTAG